One window of the Mixophyes fleayi isolate aMixFle1 chromosome 6, aMixFle1.hap1, whole genome shotgun sequence genome contains the following:
- the LOC142160081 gene encoding uncharacterized protein LOC142160081 isoform X1 — translation MENSWPLTSMDVYETVTTKGEFHSPISSSHSTNTKKCMKICKPGERPRASVRKMTEELTSCEGGNLNDLYTPTDHTQYTSTHIKEESVSCDGGNLTDTDIYTPTDHTQYTSHIKEESASCDGGNLTDTDIYTPTDHTQYTSTDIKEESVSCDGGNLTDTDIYTPTDHTQYTSTHIKEESVSCDGGNLADTDIYTPTDHTQSTSTDIKEESASCEGGNPTDTDIYTPTDHTQYTSTHIKEEYVSCDGGNLTDTDIYTPTDHTQYTSTDIKEESVSCDGGNLTDTDIYTPTDHTQYTSTHIKEESVSCDGGNLTDTDIYTPTDHTQYTSTYIMEDSVSCDGGNFKNTSMYTPTDHTQYTSTHIKEESVSCDGEDLTDADIYTATDDICAFVYIVDQRKNNNSLLTESNALIYHKPDTIIDKNAQSKDCAASTSYFEKHQVMETNLENIHGPIHSRYKSSYSVDSPYEGGNSFGDMSSLIDYHKGPTRGKQFECFLKKLHPIIQKRTHRGEEQFQCSECGKCFSEKSTLATHLRTHSGDNLYVCSECGKRCPCNSQLVIHQRTHTGEKPYRCSECGKCFNEKSTLAAHKRIHTGEKPYECSECGKCYAFNSQLITHQRTHTGCKLYECAECEKCFAFNSQLIAHQRIHTGEKPYGCSECGKCFSDKAALSAHERIHKGDNLYVCSECGKCYPFNSQLLTHQRTHTGEKPYRCSECGKCFSYNAHLVAHQRTHTGEKPFECSECGKCFPFHTQLATHRRTHTGEKPFVCSECGKSFSVKTSLVTHERTHTGEKPFGCSECGKCFNEKSTLAAHRRTHTGEKPYVCSDCGKCFTFKSSLSTHRRIHTGEK, via the exons ATGGAGAATAGCTGGCCTCTCACATCAATGG atgtgtatgaGACCGTAACTACCAAAGGCGAATTTCACAGCCCAATCTCTTCATCTCATTCTACAAACACAaagaaatgtatgaaaatatgtaAACCAGGCGAGAGGCCGAGAGCGTCTGTGAGAAAGATGACAGAGGAATTGACTTCATGTGAAGGAGGAAACCTCAATGAcctttatacacccacagatcatacacaatatacatctactcatattaaggaggaatcagtctcatgtgatggaggaaacctcacagacactgacatttatacacccacagatcatacacaatatacatctcatattaaggaggaatcagcctcatgtgatggaggaaacctcacagacactgacatttatacacccacagatcatacacaatatacatctactgatattaaggaggaatcagtctcatgtgatggaggaaacctcacagacactgacatttatacacccacagatcatacacaatatacatctactcatattaaggaggaatcagtctcatgtgatggtGGAAACCTcgcagacactgacatttatacacccacagatcatacacaatctacatctactgatattaaggaggaatcagcctCATGTGAAGGAGGGAACcccacagacactgacatttatacacccacagatcatacacaatacacatctactcatattaaggaagAATatgtctcatgtgatggaggaaacctcacagacactgacatttatacacccacagatcatacacaatatacatctactgatattaaggaggaatcagtctcatgtgatggaggaaacctcacagacactgacatttatacacccacagatcatacacaatatacatctactcatattaaggaggaatcagtctcatgtgatggaggaaacctcacagacactgacatttatacacccacagatcatacacaatatacatctacataTATTATGGAGGACTCCGTTTCATGTGATGGTGGAAACTTCAAAAACACTAGCAtgtatacacccacagatcatacacaatatacatctactcatattaaggaggaatcagtctcatgtgatggagaaGACCTTACAGATGCTGACATTTATACAGCCACAGATGACATATGTGCATTTGTTTATATTGTAgatcaaagaaaaaataataattccttACTAACAGAATCTAATGCACTAATTTACCACAAGCCAGACACCATAATCGATAAAAACGCCCAGAGTAAGGATTGTGCAGCTTCTACATCATATTTTGAGAAACATCAAGTTATGGAGACAAATTTGGAAAACATTCATGGTCCAATTCATTCTAGGTATAAGAGTAGTTACAGTGTAGATTCACCATATGAAGGTGGGAACTCTTTTGGTGATATGTCAAGTCTAATTGATTATCATAAAGGACCTACCAGAGGAAAACAGTTTGAATGTTTTCTGAAGAAGCTTCATCCTATTATTCAAAAGAGAACGCACAGAGGGGAGGAACAATTTCAATGTTCagaatgtgggaagtgttttagtGAGAAGTCAACACTTGCTACACATCTGAGAACTCACTCAGGGGATAATCTGTATgtctgttctgaatgtgggaaacgtTGTCCCTGCAATTCCCAActtgttatacatcagagaactcacacaggggagaaaccatatAGATGTTCAGAATGCGGAAAGTGTTTTAATGAGAAGTCAACTCTTGCTGCCCATAAAAggattcatacaggagagaaaccgtaTGAGTGCTCTGAATGTGGCAAATGTTATGCTTTCAATTCTCAACTTAttacacatcagagaactcacacaggatgTAAACTCTATGAATGCGCGgaatgtgagaaatgttttgcTTTTAATTCCCAACTTATTgcacatcaaagaattcacacaggtgagaaaccatatggatgttctgaatgtgggaaatgttttagcgACAAGGCAGCACTTTCTGCACATGAAAGAATTCACAAAGGCGATAATCTATATgtgtgctctgaatgtgggaaatgttatcCTTTCAATTCACAACTTCTCactcatcagagaactcacacaggggagaaaccatacagatgctcagaatgtgggaagtgtttttcTTACAATGCCCATCTTGTCGCCCATCAAAGAACTCACACAGGGGAGAAGCCATTtgaatgttctgaatgtgggaaatgttttccttTCCATACTCAACTTGCTACACATCGgagaactcacacaggagagaagccatttgtatgctctgaatgtgggaaaagttttaGTGTCAAGACCTCACTTGTTACTCATGAaagaactcacacaggagagaaaccgttTGGATGTTCggaatgtgggaagtgttttaatGAGAAATCAACTCTTGCTGCACATCGgaggactcacacaggagagaaaccatatgtGTGCTCcgactgtgggaaatgttttacttttaaatcTTCCCTCTCTACACATAGgagaattcacacaggggagaaataA
- the LOC142160081 gene encoding uncharacterized protein LOC142160081 isoform X2 → MKICKPGERPRASVRKMTEELTSCEGGNLNDLYTPTDHTQYTSTHIKEESVSCDGGNLTDTDIYTPTDHTQYTSHIKEESASCDGGNLTDTDIYTPTDHTQYTSTDIKEESVSCDGGNLTDTDIYTPTDHTQYTSTHIKEESVSCDGGNLADTDIYTPTDHTQSTSTDIKEESASCEGGNPTDTDIYTPTDHTQYTSTHIKEEYVSCDGGNLTDTDIYTPTDHTQYTSTDIKEESVSCDGGNLTDTDIYTPTDHTQYTSTHIKEESVSCDGGNLTDTDIYTPTDHTQYTSTYIMEDSVSCDGGNFKNTSMYTPTDHTQYTSTHIKEESVSCDGEDLTDADIYTATDDICAFVYIVDQRKNNNSLLTESNALIYHKPDTIIDKNAQSKDCAASTSYFEKHQVMETNLENIHGPIHSRYKSSYSVDSPYEGGNSFGDMSSLIDYHKGPTRGKQFECFLKKLHPIIQKRTHRGEEQFQCSECGKCFSEKSTLATHLRTHSGDNLYVCSECGKRCPCNSQLVIHQRTHTGEKPYRCSECGKCFNEKSTLAAHKRIHTGEKPYECSECGKCYAFNSQLITHQRTHTGCKLYECAECEKCFAFNSQLIAHQRIHTGEKPYGCSECGKCFSDKAALSAHERIHKGDNLYVCSECGKCYPFNSQLLTHQRTHTGEKPYRCSECGKCFSYNAHLVAHQRTHTGEKPFECSECGKCFPFHTQLATHRRTHTGEKPFVCSECGKSFSVKTSLVTHERTHTGEKPFGCSECGKCFNEKSTLAAHRRTHTGEKPYVCSDCGKCFTFKSSLSTHRRIHTGEK, encoded by the coding sequence atgaaaatatgtaAACCAGGCGAGAGGCCGAGAGCGTCTGTGAGAAAGATGACAGAGGAATTGACTTCATGTGAAGGAGGAAACCTCAATGAcctttatacacccacagatcatacacaatatacatctactcatattaaggaggaatcagtctcatgtgatggaggaaacctcacagacactgacatttatacacccacagatcatacacaatatacatctcatattaaggaggaatcagcctcatgtgatggaggaaacctcacagacactgacatttatacacccacagatcatacacaatatacatctactgatattaaggaggaatcagtctcatgtgatggaggaaacctcacagacactgacatttatacacccacagatcatacacaatatacatctactcatattaaggaggaatcagtctcatgtgatggtGGAAACCTcgcagacactgacatttatacacccacagatcatacacaatctacatctactgatattaaggaggaatcagcctCATGTGAAGGAGGGAACcccacagacactgacatttatacacccacagatcatacacaatacacatctactcatattaaggaagAATatgtctcatgtgatggaggaaacctcacagacactgacatttatacacccacagatcatacacaatatacatctactgatattaaggaggaatcagtctcatgtgatggaggaaacctcacagacactgacatttatacacccacagatcatacacaatatacatctactcatattaaggaggaatcagtctcatgtgatggaggaaacctcacagacactgacatttatacacccacagatcatacacaatatacatctacataTATTATGGAGGACTCCGTTTCATGTGATGGTGGAAACTTCAAAAACACTAGCAtgtatacacccacagatcatacacaatatacatctactcatattaaggaggaatcagtctcatgtgatggagaaGACCTTACAGATGCTGACATTTATACAGCCACAGATGACATATGTGCATTTGTTTATATTGTAgatcaaagaaaaaataataattccttACTAACAGAATCTAATGCACTAATTTACCACAAGCCAGACACCATAATCGATAAAAACGCCCAGAGTAAGGATTGTGCAGCTTCTACATCATATTTTGAGAAACATCAAGTTATGGAGACAAATTTGGAAAACATTCATGGTCCAATTCATTCTAGGTATAAGAGTAGTTACAGTGTAGATTCACCATATGAAGGTGGGAACTCTTTTGGTGATATGTCAAGTCTAATTGATTATCATAAAGGACCTACCAGAGGAAAACAGTTTGAATGTTTTCTGAAGAAGCTTCATCCTATTATTCAAAAGAGAACGCACAGAGGGGAGGAACAATTTCAATGTTCagaatgtgggaagtgttttagtGAGAAGTCAACACTTGCTACACATCTGAGAACTCACTCAGGGGATAATCTGTATgtctgttctgaatgtgggaaacgtTGTCCCTGCAATTCCCAActtgttatacatcagagaactcacacaggggagaaaccatatAGATGTTCAGAATGCGGAAAGTGTTTTAATGAGAAGTCAACTCTTGCTGCCCATAAAAggattcatacaggagagaaaccgtaTGAGTGCTCTGAATGTGGCAAATGTTATGCTTTCAATTCTCAACTTAttacacatcagagaactcacacaggatgTAAACTCTATGAATGCGCGgaatgtgagaaatgttttgcTTTTAATTCCCAACTTATTgcacatcaaagaattcacacaggtgagaaaccatatggatgttctgaatgtgggaaatgttttagcgACAAGGCAGCACTTTCTGCACATGAAAGAATTCACAAAGGCGATAATCTATATgtgtgctctgaatgtgggaaatgttatcCTTTCAATTCACAACTTCTCactcatcagagaactcacacaggggagaaaccatacagatgctcagaatgtgggaagtgtttttcTTACAATGCCCATCTTGTCGCCCATCAAAGAACTCACACAGGGGAGAAGCCATTtgaatgttctgaatgtgggaaatgttttccttTCCATACTCAACTTGCTACACATCGgagaactcacacaggagagaagccatttgtatgctctgaatgtgggaaaagttttaGTGTCAAGACCTCACTTGTTACTCATGAaagaactcacacaggagagaaaccgttTGGATGTTCggaatgtgggaagtgttttaatGAGAAATCAACTCTTGCTGCACATCGgaggactcacacaggagagaaaccatatgtGTGCTCcgactgtgggaaatgttttacttttaaatcTTCCCTCTCTACACATAGgagaattcacacaggggagaaataA